From one Lolium rigidum isolate FL_2022 chromosome 4, APGP_CSIRO_Lrig_0.1, whole genome shotgun sequence genomic stretch:
- the LOC124707911 gene encoding shaggy-related protein kinase GSK2-like, whose protein sequence is MERPAPAPESMLLDEKPPTAVACEKKQQDGEARYAEVKGAMTGHIISTTIGGKNGEPKQTISYKAERIVGSGSFGIVFQAKCLETGEAVAIKKVIQDPRYKSRELQLMRSINHPNIVCLKHCFFSTTSRDELYLNIVMEFVPETLYRVLKHYSNAKHGMPLIYVKLYMYQIFRGLAYIHAVGVCHRDLKPQNVLVDPLTHQVKICDFGSAKVLVKGEPNISYICSRYYRAPELIFGATEYTTSIDIWSSGCILAELLLGQPLFPGDSAVNQLVEIIKVLGTPTREEIRCMNPSYTEFRFPQIKAHPWHKVFHKRMPPEAIDLASRLLQYSPSLRCTALDACAHPFFDELREPNARLPNGRPFPPLFNFKHELANASPDLINRLVPEHVRRQAGLNFSHAAS, encoded by the exons ATGGAGcgtccggcgccggcgccggagtcGATGCTGCTCGACGAAAAGCCCCCCACCGCAGTGGCCTGCGAGAAG AAGCAGCAGGATGGGGAAGCGCGGTACGCGGAAGTGAAGGGCGCGATGACCGGtcacatcatctccaccaccatcggcgGCAAGAACGGCGAGCCGAAGCAG ACGATTAGCTACAAGGCGGAGCGCATTGTTGGCTCTGGTTCGTTTGGCATCGTATTTCAG GCTAAATGCTTGGAAACTGGAGAGGCTGTGGCCATTAAGAAGGTAATACAGGATCCACGGTACAAGAGCCGTGAGCTGCAGCTTATGCGCTCGATTAACCATCCCAATATCGTCTGCCTCAAGCATTGCTTCTTCTCGACCACAAGTAGAGATGAGCTGTACCTCAACATTGTCATGGAGTTTGTCCCCGAGACGCTATACCGTGTGCTCAAGCACTACAGTAATGCCAAACATGGGATGCCACTTATCTATGTGAAGCTTTACATGTATCAG ATATTCAGGGGTCTAGCTTACATTCATGCTGTTGGAGTCTGTCATAGGGATTTGAAGCCACAAAACGTTTTG GTGGATCCTTTAACCCACCAAGTCAAGATCTGTGACTTTGGAAGCGCAAAAGTTCTG GTGAAGGgtgagcctaatatctcatacataTGCTCACGCTACTACCGTGCTCCGGAGCTAATATTTGGTGCAACTGAATATACAACGTCCATAGATATATGGTCGAGTGGTTGTATTCTTGCAGAACTGCTCCTTGGTCAG CCATTATTTCCAGGAGACAGTGCAGTCAACCAGCTTGTAGAGATAATCAAG GTTCTTGGTACGCCAACTCGAGAGGAAATACGTTGCATGAACCCAAGCTATACTGAGTTTAGGTTTCCACAGATAAAAGCTCATCCTTGGCACAAG GTTTTCCACAAGAGAATGCCTCCTGAAGCGATAGATCTTGCTTCGCGTCTTCTTCAGTATTCACCAAGCCTCCGTTGCACTGCG CTTGACGCATGTGCACATCCTTTCTTTGATGAGCTTCGGGAGCCTAATGCACGCTTGCCAAACGGACGCCCGTTCCCACCTCTGTTCAACTTCAAGCATGAA CTGGCCAACGCTTCACCAGACCTCATCAACAGGCTTGTACCTGAACATGTTCGGCGACAAGCTGGCCTCAACTTCTCGCATGCCGCTAGCTAA